Proteins from a single region of Undibacterium sp. KW1:
- a CDS encoding MFS transporter has translation MNNIDTHKTGNAPKGLFKDSNFLWMIGGGAISMLGDQFTLIALPWLVLKMTGDTLILGIVLALISVPRALLILLGGAVVDRYSPKTVMMQTKYINTLLLGILSALIFYGKLELWMVYALALGLGISTAFSIPSGTSMLPRVVQPSQLQPANGIMLGMRQLTMFIGPVLAGLLIALFGTQESGMVHDAQGLAAAFFFDCFTYAFSAWTLSKVRMNEGMPKSPGATPAAQKPALLKSLAEGLRYCWNEKQLRSCFIYWAAIAFFIMGPIQIALPVMANQLSNSASALGLMAGSHGAGTLLGMALAGMKPNLRFGNLGRTILLVDFLVGILFAPMGLISASWQGALILLSVGILGGFLHVAVFTWVQKQVPPYMIGRAMSMFMFIFMGIGPVSAAFTGWLLRGITIPQLFMGSGSLLILIVITATQFSPIATVTDKRAAA, from the coding sequence ATGAACAATATAGATACGCATAAAACGGGCAACGCGCCTAAAGGCTTATTCAAGGACAGCAATTTCCTCTGGATGATAGGTGGTGGCGCCATCTCCATGCTGGGTGACCAGTTCACTTTGATTGCCCTGCCCTGGCTGGTGCTGAAGATGACTGGTGACACCCTGATACTCGGCATCGTGCTGGCACTGATCAGTGTGCCACGCGCATTATTGATATTACTAGGTGGAGCAGTGGTCGATCGCTACTCGCCCAAGACTGTGATGATGCAAACCAAATACATCAATACGCTGCTGCTGGGAATATTAAGTGCCCTGATTTTTTACGGCAAGCTGGAATTATGGATGGTCTATGCGCTGGCCCTGGGTTTGGGTATATCGACAGCCTTCAGCATACCTTCAGGTACATCGATGTTGCCGCGTGTCGTACAGCCATCGCAATTGCAGCCAGCAAATGGCATCATGCTGGGCATGCGTCAGTTGACCATGTTCATCGGCCCGGTACTGGCGGGCCTGTTGATCGCCCTGTTTGGTACGCAAGAAAGTGGCATGGTCCATGATGCGCAAGGCCTGGCAGCAGCATTTTTCTTTGACTGTTTTACCTATGCTTTTTCAGCCTGGACGTTGAGCAAGGTCAGGATGAATGAAGGCATGCCAAAATCACCTGGCGCAACACCTGCAGCACAAAAACCGGCACTGCTTAAGTCTCTCGCAGAAGGTTTGCGATATTGCTGGAATGAGAAACAACTGCGTAGCTGCTTTATCTATTGGGCGGCAATCGCTTTCTTTATCATGGGGCCGATACAGATTGCCCTACCGGTGATGGCAAACCAGCTCAGCAATAGTGCCAGCGCACTGGGCTTAATGGCAGGCTCACATGGTGCGGGCACCTTATTGGGAATGGCACTGGCAGGCATGAAGCCCAATCTGCGCTTTGGCAACCTTGGCCGCACTATCCTGCTGGTCGATTTTCTGGTCGGCATCCTGTTCGCACCCATGGGCCTGATCAGCGCAAGCTGGCAAGGGGCACTGATTTTGCTAAGCGTGGGCATACTCGGTGGTTTTCTGCATGTGGCAGTATTTACCTGGGTACAAAAACAGGTACCGCCATATATGATAGGTCGCGCCATGAGCATGTTCATGTTTATCTTCATGGGCATAGGGCCGGTCTCTGCTGCTTTTACAGGCTGGCTGCTGCGTGGCATCACGATTCCGCAATTGTTCATGGGCAGTGGCAGCTTGCTGATCCTGATCGTCATCACTGCAACACAGTTCAGCCCTATCGCCACCGTCACGGACAAAAGGGCTGCTGCATAG
- a CDS encoding cache domain-containing protein, which yields MKRICYALVLGLLVSVPLQAIAVERSTEAEALALIQKAQEYIKTYGVEKAVIEFNRLDSPFNSVSEINKKGDLYLYTLDQKGYQSVHGKNPKIVGKVMLDMRDQDGVFLIREMVEKCFSKGKGWVNYRWPNPVTRDLEKKKGYVERVPGQDFCLGTGVYY from the coding sequence ATGAAAAGAATTTGCTACGCTTTGGTTTTGGGTTTACTTGTCAGCGTCCCACTTCAGGCGATAGCTGTAGAGAGAAGCACGGAAGCTGAAGCCCTGGCCCTGATACAAAAAGCCCAGGAATATATCAAGACTTACGGTGTAGAGAAGGCCGTTATCGAATTCAACCGGCTGGACAGCCCCTTCAACTCTGTCAGTGAAATCAATAAAAAAGGTGACCTTTACCTTTACACCCTGGACCAGAAGGGATATCAGTCTGTGCATGGCAAAAACCCCAAGATTGTTGGCAAAGTCATGCTCGACATGCGTGACCAGGATGGTGTTTTCCTGATCAGGGAAATGGTAGAGAAATGTTTCTCCAAAGGGAAAGGATGGGTGAATTATCGCTGGCCCAATCCTGTCACCAGGGATCTGGAAAAGAAAAAAGGCTATGTTGAAAGAGTTCCCGGACAGGATTTTTGCCTGGGGACAGGGGTATACTACTGA
- a CDS encoding ATP-binding protein, whose translation MAAPAERPRFAGVIFLLLAGLAIVAIILQTWWAISQDRNVTFKSEYENGLVTVRLLEEHATQTLREADGNLSTVISAIQSMSREQELNDDIIRELITKAQPFNKVLKALQYVNPSGKAFVSTIDYPAFQVDADERTYIPVLLKHPEIRHAVIGHPFQRFYDTELVVPIARNLFADNGKHLGIISTDISVSYFSSVYARVAKDSKAMVSLFTEDGTVIVRFPFDKEYVGKEVRQSPLIKDMLRQAVEGNFMDSQFLDEKNQIERLYTYRKIAGFPIVSVFARDSDSILAAWRDRTRDRIVFSGATILLLSTLTFLLWLHIRRLHRSEDSLKKSEMSLRMSENKFVNLFKYSPVPLALISLSNDRFVEINDSLARQAGYSLSEILGKTPQELQLWEDISLRSTYLKLLNEQGFVDQFEMRFRYKDGSVATCLLSSRLLESDGDRMVIFTPIDISRMRAMENDMRQLNAELEERVRQRTYSLEKTNEELGNALDSLTTMQDELIRSEKMAALGSLVAGIAHELNTPIGNSVTVASTMQDHAASMESELSTSQPRRSILTQLTQETIKGANILVRSLDRAAQLILSFKQVAVDQSGNQRRRFDLSITLSEILTTLEPMYSRSKHQLHMDLAPEVTMESYPGALAQILTNSITNSLTHAFEHCEHGNMYLKTRLAGANQVEIIFSDDGAGISAEHLARVFDPFFTTKLGKGGSGLGMHIVYNLVTDVLGGKIELQSEPGQGTSLNLLLPLIAPVKQTDRFAA comes from the coding sequence ATGGCAGCACCGGCTGAACGACCCAGGTTTGCTGGTGTCATTTTCCTGTTGCTTGCAGGTTTGGCAATTGTTGCCATTATTTTGCAAACCTGGTGGGCCATCTCGCAAGACCGCAATGTCACATTCAAATCTGAATATGAAAATGGTCTGGTGACTGTCCGTTTGCTGGAAGAACATGCTACCCAGACCTTGCGCGAGGCAGATGGCAACCTGAGCACGGTCATCAGTGCCATACAATCCATGAGCCGCGAACAAGAGCTTAATGATGACATCATCCGCGAACTGATTACCAAGGCACAGCCCTTCAACAAGGTATTGAAAGCATTGCAGTACGTTAATCCTTCGGGCAAAGCTTTTGTCAGCACCATAGACTATCCAGCCTTTCAGGTTGACGCTGACGAGAGAACTTACATTCCCGTATTGCTGAAACATCCTGAAATCCGGCATGCCGTGATCGGCCATCCTTTTCAGCGTTTTTACGATACCGAACTTGTCGTTCCCATTGCCCGCAACCTGTTTGCAGACAATGGCAAGCATCTTGGCATTATCAGCACTGACATCAGTGTTTCCTATTTCAGCTCTGTGTATGCCAGGGTTGCCAAAGACAGCAAGGCGATGGTCTCTTTATTTACTGAAGATGGCACTGTCATTGTCCGCTTCCCGTTTGATAAAGAATATGTGGGTAAAGAAGTCCGGCAATCGCCACTGATCAAGGACATGCTCAGGCAGGCTGTTGAAGGTAATTTTATGGACAGCCAGTTTCTTGACGAAAAAAACCAAATAGAGCGCCTTTATACTTATCGCAAAATTGCTGGTTTCCCTATCGTTTCTGTGTTTGCACGTGACAGTGATTCCATTCTGGCTGCCTGGCGTGACCGCACCCGTGACCGCATCGTGTTTTCAGGGGCAACAATATTATTATTGAGCACGCTGACATTTTTACTATGGCTGCACATACGCCGCCTGCACCGCTCCGAAGATTCATTGAAAAAATCGGAGATGTCGCTGCGCATGAGCGAAAACAAATTCGTCAATTTATTCAAGTATTCCCCGGTCCCGCTCGCCCTGATCAGTCTCAGTAATGACAGGTTTGTAGAAATCAACGACAGCCTCGCCAGACAGGCTGGCTATAGCCTCAGCGAAATCCTCGGCAAAACGCCACAAGAATTGCAACTGTGGGAAGATATTTCCTTACGATCTACCTACCTGAAATTACTCAATGAACAGGGTTTTGTCGATCAATTTGAAATGCGCTTTCGCTACAAGGACGGCAGTGTAGCGACTTGTCTGTTGTCTTCACGCTTGCTGGAATCTGATGGCGACAGAATGGTCATTTTTACGCCCATTGATATCAGCCGCATGCGCGCCATGGAAAATGACATGCGCCAGTTGAATGCTGAACTTGAAGAACGCGTCAGGCAACGCACCTACAGCCTGGAAAAAACCAATGAAGAACTGGGAAATGCGCTCGACAGCCTGACTACCATGCAGGATGAGCTGATACGCTCTGAAAAAATGGCTGCCCTGGGCTCACTGGTGGCAGGCATAGCTCACGAGCTGAATACACCTATAGGCAATAGCGTTACCGTCGCCTCCACCATGCAAGACCATGCGGCCAGCATGGAGAGCGAATTATCCACCAGCCAGCCACGCCGCTCCATCCTCACACAATTGACGCAGGAAACCATCAAAGGTGCCAATATCCTGGTACGCAGTCTCGACCGTGCTGCACAGTTGATACTCAGCTTCAAGCAGGTTGCAGTAGATCAGTCCGGTAATCAAAGACGGCGTTTTGACCTGAGTATCACTCTGAGCGAAATCCTGACCACCCTGGAACCCATGTATAGCAGGAGCAAACATCAATTGCACATGGACCTGGCACCGGAAGTCACGATGGAAAGCTACCCAGGCGCACTGGCGCAAATTCTGACCAACTCTATCACGAACTCACTGACACACGCCTTTGAACACTGTGAGCATGGCAATATGTACCTGAAGACCCGCCTGGCCGGGGCCAATCAGGTAGAAATTATTTTCAGTGATGACGGTGCGGGTATTTCAGCAGAACATCTGGCGCGTGTATTTGATCCCTTCTTTACGACAAAACTCGGGAAAGGTGGCTCAGGCCTGGGTATGCACATCGTCTATAACCTGGTGACTGATGTGCTGGGAGGGAAAATCGAACTTCAAAGCGAGCCTGGCCAGGGAACAAGCTTGAACTTGTTGCTTCCATTGATTGCGCCTGTCAAGCAAACAGACCGATTTGCGGCATGA
- a CDS encoding ABC transporter ATP-binding protein has translation MELRIQQLSKQYSNGVQALNDINLTIPAGMFGLLGPNGAGKSTLMRTLATLQDADAGTAMLDNINIHEQKDHIRRLLGYLPQDFGLYPKVSAYDLLDHFAVLKGLDQRKQRKEAVEALLHQTNLYNVRNKHLGGFSGGMRQRFGIAQALLGDPKLIIVDEPTAGLDPEERVRFHNLLADIGTEKIVILSTHIVEDVADLCNNMAVINKGRVILTGQPLSLIAQIQGKIWKRFIEKSELADCQNKYQLISSRLTSGRTLIHVYADEKPGHEFEAAAGNLEDVYFSAMAGLLTSQATSPVQRTA, from the coding sequence ATGGAACTTCGCATACAGCAGCTATCAAAACAATACAGTAATGGTGTCCAAGCACTTAATGATATCAACCTGACCATACCTGCTGGCATGTTTGGTTTACTAGGGCCAAACGGCGCAGGCAAATCAACCCTGATGCGCACATTGGCGACCTTGCAGGATGCCGATGCGGGTACTGCAATGCTGGACAATATCAATATACATGAACAAAAAGATCATATCCGCCGCCTGCTGGGTTACCTGCCGCAGGATTTCGGGCTTTACCCCAAGGTCAGCGCCTATGATTTGCTGGATCACTTCGCCGTCCTCAAGGGACTTGATCAGCGCAAGCAGCGTAAAGAGGCAGTCGAGGCCTTATTGCATCAAACCAATCTCTACAATGTCAGGAACAAGCACCTCGGCGGATTTTCTGGCGGCATGCGCCAGCGTTTTGGTATAGCCCAGGCCCTGCTTGGCGATCCTAAACTGATCATCGTCGATGAACCCACTGCAGGCCTGGATCCAGAAGAACGGGTACGTTTCCACAATTTGCTGGCTGACATAGGCACAGAAAAAATCGTCATCCTTTCTACCCACATCGTCGAAGACGTTGCAGACCTATGCAATAACATGGCTGTTATCAACAAGGGACGAGTCATACTGACCGGACAGCCACTTTCCCTGATAGCACAGATACAGGGAAAAATCTGGAAACGCTTTATAGAAAAAAGCGAACTCGCCGACTGCCAGAATAAATACCAACTGATCTCCAGCCGCCTGACCTCAGGCCGCACACTCATCCATGTGTATGCAGATGAAAAACCGGGCCATGAATTTGAAGCGGCTGCTGGCAACCTGGAAGATGTCTATTTCTCTGCGATGGCCGGTTTGCTGACGAGCCAAGCGACATCGCCAGTTCAACGCACAGCCTGA
- a CDS encoding M1 family aminopeptidase, which produces MLAILMFELRQKSRSLSTYVYFLVFFSLALLWMAAAGGVFPGVSIGFGGKVNVNAPVAVFQSITFLGYLGISTVAALMGQATHQDIEHHTWHFFYSAPISKFQYLAGRFSGALLTSIIIFSGLGLGAWLGCYLPGLEAVRLGPVQALSYLMPYLYAILPNFIIFGGIFFTLGALSRRMMPVYVSSVLLIIGYLVARSLRADLDNKTMAALLDPFGSSAVSMVTEYWSIADKNTRQITLDGVFLINRLIWLVLGFASLALCYWRFQFATVNTAGKQKKDQATATLVIIQPQKVTPNFANSRNWKLLYAESMLNLRESVKNVYFIVMLLAGVLFMFAVSSSITKMFGTPTYPVTYAVLEILSGSFGIFMLAITTFYAGELVWRERDARIAQLLDALPIPNYLPFAAKLIALIVLQGIMLFVLMLCGILIQTVKGYTNYELTQYLQQLFLLQWPDYALLAVLAISLQAIVNHKYLAYFLIVLYYAATIALPALGIEHPMFRYGITPAFTYSDMNGYGHMLALSRWYLAYWTGAALILVSLSLMMWVRGTTTDFRLRLRSAKQALKGGNVVLLASGSCIFVLTGAAIFYFTNVLNTYQNQFAQQTDNAQYEKRYKQYASQAQPRISDVKLNVDLYPQTRSAHIKGNYQLINRSKQAIQEIFITQKEDINIIKMGFDVASEKNIADGKLGFHSYKLKKPLAEGEKLTLNFELDIKPKNFLSMSQGSYLYYNGSFFNSTLVPHIGYQAAMELREDKARREQGLPEKERMAETDDPKALENSYIANDADWINFDAVVSTSADQMAVAPGTLKRQWQEHGRNYYQYVPEQPILNFYAFLSGRYEVKKAQWHDIPIEIDYHKGHEYNLDRMVKGVQKSLDYYTQNFGPYQHKLVRIIEFPRYARFAQAFPNTIPFSESIGFIARVDDNNPKEVDYPFYVTAHEVAHQWWAHQVISGNSKGGTVLVETLAQYSALMVMKHTYGDATMRRFLQFELDRYLQGRSQERKKELPLARNENQDYIHYAKGSLAMYLLQDQIGEDKVNQALRLVIARHTNNGAPYPSSTALTTALREVTPAEQQYVIDDLFDSITLYENRAISAIAHTLPDGQYEVTLKVTSNKLKADELGVEKEVPLKDWMDVGIDDKDGKPLLRQRQLINQKEMVFKLVVKDLPAKAGIDPDIKYVDRKPDDNLIKVELVSK; this is translated from the coding sequence ATGTTAGCGATACTCATGTTCGAGCTGCGTCAGAAGTCGCGCAGTCTTTCTACTTATGTTTATTTTCTGGTTTTTTTCAGTCTGGCCCTGCTCTGGATGGCGGCTGCCGGCGGTGTATTTCCCGGTGTTTCCATAGGCTTTGGCGGCAAGGTCAATGTCAACGCACCGGTAGCAGTTTTTCAGAGCATCACCTTTCTTGGTTATCTGGGCATCAGCACAGTCGCGGCCTTGATGGGGCAGGCAACACATCAGGATATAGAACATCATACCTGGCATTTTTTCTATAGCGCCCCCATCAGTAAATTCCAATATCTTGCTGGCCGCTTTTCTGGTGCGCTACTGACTTCCATCATTATCTTTTCTGGTCTTGGCCTGGGCGCATGGCTGGGTTGCTATCTGCCGGGTCTGGAGGCCGTCAGGCTGGGGCCAGTGCAAGCCCTGTCTTATCTGATGCCTTATCTGTATGCGATATTGCCAAATTTTATTATTTTTGGTGGCATTTTCTTTACCCTGGGGGCACTGAGCCGCCGCATGATGCCGGTGTATGTATCCAGCGTGCTGTTGATTATTGGCTACCTGGTCGCCCGTTCATTGCGGGCTGATCTGGATAACAAGACCATGGCCGCCCTGCTTGATCCTTTTGGTTCCTCTGCCGTCAGCATGGTGACTGAATACTGGAGCATCGCCGACAAGAATACCCGCCAGATTACGCTGGATGGTGTATTCCTGATTAACCGTCTGATCTGGCTGGTTCTTGGCTTCGCCAGTCTGGCGCTATGCTACTGGCGCTTTCAATTCGCTACCGTCAATACGGCTGGCAAACAAAAGAAGGATCAGGCCACAGCTACCCTTGTCATTATCCAGCCGCAAAAAGTCACGCCGAATTTCGCCAACAGCCGCAACTGGAAACTGCTGTATGCCGAAAGCATGCTGAATTTGCGCGAGTCAGTCAAAAACGTGTATTTCATCGTCATGTTATTGGCGGGCGTCTTGTTCATGTTCGCAGTTTCCAGTTCCATCACCAAGATGTTTGGCACGCCCACTTATCCCGTGACTTATGCTGTGCTGGAAATCCTCAGTGGTAGCTTTGGAATATTCATGCTTGCCATTACCACTTTTTATGCTGGTGAACTGGTATGGCGCGAACGGGATGCACGTATTGCGCAATTGCTTGATGCACTGCCGATACCAAATTACCTGCCTTTCGCAGCAAAACTGATTGCACTGATCGTTTTGCAAGGCATTATGCTGTTTGTGCTGATGTTGTGCGGCATCCTGATACAGACGGTAAAGGGCTACACCAATTATGAGTTGACCCAGTATCTGCAACAATTGTTCCTGTTGCAGTGGCCGGACTATGCCTTACTGGCAGTACTTGCGATTTCCTTGCAAGCCATCGTCAATCACAAATACCTGGCTTACTTTTTGATCGTACTGTATTACGCAGCTACGATCGCCCTGCCTGCACTGGGTATCGAACATCCCATGTTCCGCTATGGAATCACTCCAGCCTTCACCTATTCTGACATGAATGGCTATGGTCATATGCTGGCCCTTTCACGCTGGTATCTGGCTTATTGGACAGGCGCCGCCCTGATACTAGTCAGCCTGTCACTAATGATGTGGGTACGCGGCACGACTACTGATTTCCGCCTGCGTTTGCGCTCTGCGAAACAGGCTTTAAAGGGCGGCAATGTGGTTTTGCTCGCGTCTGGCAGTTGCATCTTTGTGTTAACTGGCGCTGCGATCTTTTATTTCACTAACGTCCTCAATACTTACCAAAACCAGTTTGCACAACAGACTGACAATGCCCAGTATGAAAAACGCTATAAACAATATGCCAGCCAGGCACAGCCACGTATCAGTGACGTCAAACTGAACGTCGATCTTTATCCTCAAACCCGTAGCGCCCATATCAAAGGCAACTATCAATTGATCAACCGCAGCAAGCAGGCAATACAGGAAATATTTATCACGCAAAAAGAAGATATCAATATCATCAAGATGGGGTTTGATGTCGCCAGTGAAAAAAATATCGCCGATGGCAAGCTGGGGTTCCATAGCTACAAACTGAAAAAACCGCTGGCAGAGGGCGAGAAACTGACGCTCAATTTTGAACTCGACATCAAACCCAAAAACTTCCTGAGTATGAGCCAGGGCAGCTACCTTTATTACAATGGCAGCTTCTTCAACAGTACACTCGTGCCGCACATAGGCTATCAAGCTGCAATGGAGCTGAGGGAAGACAAAGCAAGGCGCGAGCAGGGCTTGCCTGAAAAAGAAAGAATGGCTGAAACCGATGATCCCAAGGCATTGGAAAACAGCTATATCGCCAATGACGCTGACTGGATCAACTTTGATGCGGTGGTTTCAACCTCGGCAGATCAGATGGCCGTTGCGCCTGGCACCTTAAAGCGCCAGTGGCAAGAACATGGGCGTAATTATTATCAATACGTGCCTGAACAGCCTATCTTGAATTTTTATGCTTTCCTGTCAGGTCGTTATGAAGTAAAAAAGGCGCAATGGCATGACATCCCTATAGAAATCGATTACCACAAAGGGCATGAATACAATCTGGACCGCATGGTAAAGGGCGTACAAAAATCGCTGGACTACTACACCCAGAATTTTGGCCCTTACCAGCATAAACTGGTCCGTATCATTGAGTTTCCCCGCTATGCGAGATTTGCCCAGGCTTTCCCTAACACCATACCGTTTTCAGAAAGCATAGGTTTCATTGCCCGAGTTGATGACAATAATCCCAAAGAAGTGGATTACCCCTTCTATGTGACCGCACATGAAGTCGCCCATCAATGGTGGGCACATCAGGTCATCTCGGGTAACAGCAAGGGTGGCACCGTGCTGGTAGAAACCCTGGCGCAGTATTCTGCATTGATGGTCATGAAGCATACCTATGGTGATGCAACCATGCGCCGCTTTCTGCAGTTTGAGCTGGACAGATATCTGCAGGGCCGCAGTCAGGAGAGGAAAAAAGAATTACCGCTGGCACGCAATGAAAATCAAGACTATATCCACTATGCCAAGGGCAGTCTGGCCATGTATTTGCTGCAAGACCAGATTGGTGAAGACAAAGTCAATCAGGCCCTGCGCCTGGTCATTGCACGCCATACCAACAACGGTGCGCCCTACCCTAGCAGCACGGCACTGACCACGGCATTGCGCGAGGTGACACCGGCTGAGCAGCAATATGTGATTGATGACCTGTTTGACTCTATCACCCTGTATGAAAACCGCGCCATTTCAGCCATTGCCCATACCTTGCCCGATGGTCAGTATGAAGTGACGCTCAAAGTCACCAGCAACAAACTCAAGGCAGATGAGCTGGGTGTGGAAAAAGAAGTTCCCTTGAAAGACTGGATGGATGTAGGCATAGATGATAAAGACGGCAAGCCTTTGCTGCGTCAGCGTCAGCTCATCAATCAAAAAGAAATGGTGTTCAAGCTCGTCGTCAAGGACTTGCCCGCCAAGGCAGGCATAGATCCGGATATTAAATATGTAGATCGCAAACCGGATGACAATCTGATCAAAGTAGAGTTAGTTAGCAAATAA
- the pepF gene encoding oligoendopeptidase F, giving the protein MHKHLVRNLFAVALTLPSFAFAAHPSETEADRWNLNDMYQSKADWDKDAVMLEVQLKQFQTCSGHLADNIARFKTCLDLNADLSKRYAKLASYAFQFRDQDTGDNAGMDLGQRSDILGSKVEEATSFLRPEILSIGAKKIQAFQAKEKGLKIYAHQLDDILRSGAHTLDKKGEELIATFGMATNTASAVYSTLSNAEMPWPKVKLSTGEEVRIDQAAYTKYRAAPNRADRQLVFDAFWGKWKEFERSYGVTFYEQLKRDSAYAKIRSYPDSLTQALDNNKLPREVYDTLVTQTRANLPTLHRYFKLRAKLLGVKDLRYFDIYPPLVSGDFKYPIKDGVRLMLESVRPLGDDYAKAMAKATTERWMDVYPRPRKRSGAYMNGAAYDVHPYLLLNYNDDYESVSTLGHEWGHAMHSYLANKHQPFISADYPTFTAEIASTTNEVFLLDHMMKIAKSDDERLLYLGSALENLRGTFFRQAMFADFEREVHAKVDKGESLTGEALSKIYGDILKSYHGDKEGVMKIDDTYAVEWAYIPHFYNRFYVFQYATSIAAGSMFADEILKGQTGARDKYLNILKAGGSAYPYELVKSAGVDLASPAPYQAVFARMNKIMDQIEAIQAKR; this is encoded by the coding sequence ATGCATAAACATCTTGTTCGCAACTTGTTCGCTGTTGCATTGACCTTACCCAGCTTTGCCTTTGCTGCCCACCCCAGTGAGACCGAAGCAGACCGCTGGAATTTAAATGATATGTATCAGAGCAAGGCAGACTGGGACAAGGATGCCGTCATGCTGGAAGTGCAGCTAAAACAGTTTCAAACCTGTAGTGGTCATCTGGCTGACAATATCGCCCGCTTCAAGACTTGCCTGGATTTGAACGCTGATTTATCCAAACGCTATGCAAAACTGGCCAGCTATGCTTTCCAGTTCCGCGATCAGGATACTGGTGACAATGCCGGCATGGATTTGGGGCAGCGCTCAGATATTCTGGGGAGCAAGGTCGAAGAAGCCACCTCTTTCCTGCGCCCGGAAATTCTGAGCATAGGGGCAAAAAAAATCCAGGCATTCCAGGCCAAAGAGAAAGGCTTGAAGATTTATGCCCACCAGCTTGATGACATCTTGCGCTCAGGAGCCCACACCCTGGACAAAAAGGGTGAAGAACTCATCGCCACTTTTGGCATGGCCACTAACACTGCCAGCGCTGTCTATTCGACTTTATCCAACGCAGAAATGCCCTGGCCCAAAGTCAAATTATCGACAGGTGAAGAAGTACGCATAGACCAGGCTGCCTATACCAAATACCGTGCTGCCCCCAACCGTGCTGACCGCCAATTGGTGTTCGATGCATTCTGGGGCAAATGGAAAGAGTTTGAGCGTAGCTATGGCGTGACCTTCTACGAACAGCTGAAACGTGACTCTGCCTACGCCAAGATACGCAGTTATCCGGATTCGCTGACACAGGCGCTGGATAACAATAAACTGCCACGTGAAGTGTATGACACACTGGTAACGCAGACTCGTGCCAACCTCCCTACCCTGCACCGCTATTTCAAACTGCGTGCGAAATTGCTCGGCGTAAAAGACCTGCGTTATTTCGACATTTATCCGCCGCTGGTGTCTGGCGATTTCAAATACCCTATCAAGGATGGTGTCAGGCTGATGCTGGAGTCAGTCAGACCGCTGGGTGATGACTACGCCAAGGCCATGGCAAAAGCCACGACCGAACGCTGGATGGATGTTTACCCTCGCCCACGCAAACGCTCGGGCGCTTATATGAATGGCGCTGCCTATGATGTCCATCCTTACCTGCTGTTGAACTACAACGATGATTATGAGTCTGTCTCGACCCTGGGCCATGAATGGGGTCATGCCATGCACTCTTATCTGGCCAATAAACATCAGCCATTCATCAGTGCGGACTACCCTACCTTCACGGCAGAAATTGCTTCGACCACCAATGAAGTATTCTTGCTTGACCATATGATGAAAATCGCCAAGAGCGATGACGAGCGCCTGCTCTACCTGGGCTCGGCACTGGAAAACCTGCGCGGCACTTTCTTCCGTCAGGCCATGTTTGCCGACTTTGAACGTGAAGTACATGCCAAGGTCGATAAAGGCGAATCCCTGACTGGCGAAGCACTGTCGAAAATCTATGGCGACATTCTGAAAAGCTATCATGGCGACAAAGAAGGCGTCATGAAGATAGACGACACCTATGCAGTGGAATGGGCATATATCCCGCATTTCTATAACCGCTTCTATGTATTTCAGTACGCTACATCCATCGCTGCAGGTTCGATGTTTGCCGACGAAATCCTCAAGGGCCAAACTGGCGCCAGGGACAAGTACCTGAACATATTGAAAGCGGGCGGCTCTGCCTATCCTTATGAACTGGTCAAGAGTGCGGGTGTGGATCTGGCCTCACCTGCCCCATATCAGGCGGTGTTTGCACGCATGAATAAAATCATGGATCAGATTGAAGCAATACAGGCAAAACGCTAA